In Streptomyces sp. NBC_00878, a single window of DNA contains:
- a CDS encoding glycosyltransferase family 2 protein has product MSAHSHSAGQYDTATAAFDPARPPEFPRHVVTAVLVSHDGARWLPDALAGLLGQERPVQNAVAADTGSADDSARLVTDSLGADRVLHLARRTGFGQAVEEAVRTADVLTPDDLPYLKRPSGWDPVTRTWRDDAYDMPELPHGEPVQWLWLLHDDCAPEPDALAQLLRVVENEGELGKDVAIVGPKLRGWYDRRQLLEVGVTIAHSGRRWTGLDRREQDQGQHDHVRPVLAVSTAGMLIRRDVFEELGGFDRRLPLMRDDIDLCWRAQTAGHRVLVAPEAVVRHAEASSRERRTVDCVGRTSASPHKVDKAGAVYTLLVNTRGAVLPWVLVRLVLGTLLRTVAYLVGKVPGQAVDEIRGLLGTLLRPERILAGRRRRGRSQVDKGELRPLFPPPGATVRATIEQAAGNLTGRSDPELNAAGRHGSAVESGPGGDDADFLEVEQFARLKRVARKPGPMLFVALLLISLVACRELFGGGALSGGALLPAPADSSELWSRYLDAWHPIGAGGTQSAPPYLALVAMLASVLLGSTGLAVTVLLVGSVPLAGFTAYFASRPLVQSRLLRAWASVAYAFLPATTGALAGGRIGTAVLAVLLPLIARAGVAASGLGSETARGSWRATWTYALLLTLATAFTPIVWPIALVLGLALLVVRRGEITAYGLRFVAQLGTPLLVLAPWSLTLLPFGFFQEAGMEYGSGAASALDLLGGSPGGPGTVSGLMLIGIVCAAVAALVRTERQLGIWTAWAAGLAALVFAVLSNGSAWAGPATLVYGLAFLAAAALGADGARSRVAEQSFGWRQPLAVLIAFAAAAGPLLVAAGWMIRGADGPLERRDPVQVPAFVAEESGTRDQARTLVLNSSSAAEVGYMLVRGSGARLGDAELAAADGENRTLDKVVANLVAGSGADQADQLGGFAVRYVLVRGGAPREVSRVLDATPGLSRLSQQDGSALWRVDRQVARAAIVPGSGDPQPIAAGPVELHTKIPAGADGRVLRLADTADAGWTATLDGKPLTRTTVDGWAQGFELPATAGRLDVTFEAPISHTGWLWAQGALALVLVVLALPGRRRDVDDDLPEQPVVPAQDVSGEGRRARRLRAQAEAEQTDQPDQFTPDAPPSVPPPSEEAPVPAQVPQQQAYGDWDTTTYAGAEYGTYGGEQQYQGAPQYPAGTYDQQQYPADPYQTGQYDPYASYGTGNAAYDPTQTYAQGYDPAYDPDSHQQPPHGTDSERPDGSQQ; this is encoded by the coding sequence ATGTCCGCGCACAGCCATTCGGCAGGTCAGTACGACACTGCCACTGCAGCGTTTGACCCAGCCCGCCCGCCCGAGTTTCCACGGCACGTGGTCACCGCCGTGCTCGTCTCGCACGACGGCGCCCGCTGGCTGCCCGACGCCCTCGCCGGGCTGCTCGGCCAGGAACGCCCCGTGCAGAACGCCGTGGCGGCCGACACCGGCAGCGCGGACGACTCCGCCCGGCTGGTCACCGACTCCCTCGGCGCCGACCGGGTGCTGCACCTCGCCCGGCGCACCGGCTTCGGCCAGGCCGTCGAGGAGGCCGTTCGTACGGCCGACGTGCTGACCCCGGACGACCTGCCGTACCTCAAGCGCCCCAGCGGCTGGGACCCGGTCACCCGCACCTGGCGCGACGACGCGTACGACATGCCGGAGCTGCCCCACGGCGAGCCCGTGCAGTGGCTGTGGCTCCTGCACGACGACTGCGCCCCGGAGCCGGACGCCCTGGCCCAGCTGCTGCGCGTCGTGGAGAACGAGGGGGAGCTCGGCAAGGACGTGGCGATCGTCGGCCCCAAGCTCCGCGGCTGGTACGACCGCAGACAGCTCCTGGAAGTCGGCGTCACCATCGCGCACAGCGGCCGCCGCTGGACCGGCCTCGACCGGCGCGAACAGGACCAGGGCCAGCACGACCACGTCAGGCCCGTGCTCGCCGTGTCCACCGCCGGCATGCTGATCCGCCGCGACGTCTTCGAGGAGCTCGGCGGCTTCGACCGGCGGCTGCCCCTGATGCGCGACGACATCGACCTGTGCTGGCGCGCCCAGACCGCGGGCCACCGTGTCCTCGTCGCCCCGGAAGCGGTCGTGCGGCACGCCGAGGCGTCCTCCCGCGAGCGGCGCACCGTCGACTGCGTGGGCCGTACCTCCGCCTCCCCGCACAAGGTCGACAAGGCCGGCGCCGTCTACACCCTGCTCGTCAACACCCGTGGAGCGGTGCTCCCCTGGGTCCTCGTACGGCTCGTCCTGGGCACCCTGCTGCGTACGGTCGCGTACCTCGTCGGCAAGGTCCCCGGACAGGCGGTCGACGAGATCCGCGGCCTCCTGGGGACCCTGCTGCGCCCCGAGCGCATCCTCGCGGGCCGGCGCAGGCGCGGCCGCTCCCAGGTCGACAAGGGCGAGCTGCGCCCGCTGTTCCCGCCGCCCGGCGCGACCGTACGGGCCACGATCGAACAGGCCGCGGGCAACCTCACGGGCCGCTCCGACCCCGAGCTGAACGCGGCGGGGCGGCACGGCAGTGCCGTGGAGTCCGGGCCCGGCGGTGACGACGCCGACTTCCTGGAGGTCGAGCAGTTCGCCCGCCTCAAGCGCGTCGCCCGCAAGCCGGGACCTATGCTCTTCGTGGCGCTCCTCCTCATCTCGCTCGTCGCCTGCCGTGAGCTCTTCGGCGGCGGCGCGCTCTCGGGCGGCGCCCTGCTGCCCGCCCCGGCCGACTCCTCCGAGCTGTGGTCGCGTTACCTGGACGCCTGGCATCCGATCGGCGCCGGCGGTACGCAGTCCGCGCCGCCGTATCTCGCGCTCGTCGCGATGCTCGCGAGCGTGCTGCTGGGCTCCACCGGGCTCGCCGTCACCGTGCTGCTGGTCGGCTCGGTGCCGCTGGCCGGCTTCACCGCCTACTTCGCCTCCCGGCCGCTCGTCCAGTCGCGCCTGCTGCGCGCCTGGGCGTCCGTGGCGTACGCCTTCCTGCCCGCCACCACCGGCGCGCTCGCGGGCGGCCGCATCGGCACGGCCGTACTCGCCGTGCTGCTGCCCCTCATCGCGCGCGCGGGCGTCGCGGCCAGCGGCCTCGGCTCGGAAACGGCCCGCGGCAGCTGGCGCGCCACCTGGACGTACGCACTGCTGCTGACCCTCGCCACCGCGTTCACGCCGATCGTGTGGCCCATCGCGCTCGTGCTGGGCCTCGCCCTGCTGGTCGTGCGCCGCGGCGAGATCACCGCCTATGGCCTGCGCTTCGTGGCACAGCTCGGCACCCCGCTGCTCGTCCTCGCCCCCTGGTCGCTCACGCTGCTGCCGTTCGGCTTCTTCCAGGAGGCCGGGATGGAGTACGGATCGGGGGCGGCCTCCGCGCTCGACCTGCTGGGCGGCAGCCCGGGCGGCCCCGGGACCGTCAGCGGCCTGATGCTCATCGGCATCGTGTGCGCGGCGGTGGCCGCGCTGGTGCGTACAGAGCGTCAGTTGGGAATCTGGACCGCCTGGGCGGCCGGACTTGCGGCGCTCGTTTTCGCCGTCCTGTCCAACGGCTCCGCCTGGGCCGGACCGGCCACCCTCGTCTACGGCCTCGCCTTCCTCGCCGCCGCCGCGCTCGGTGCCGACGGCGCGCGCTCGCGCGTGGCCGAGCAGAGCTTCGGCTGGCGCCAGCCGCTCGCCGTGCTCATCGCGTTCGCCGCGGCCGCCGGGCCCCTGCTCGTCGCCGCCGGGTGGATGATCCGCGGCGCGGACGGACCCCTGGAGCGGCGCGATCCCGTCCAGGTGCCCGCCTTCGTCGCCGAGGAGAGCGGTACCCGTGACCAGGCGCGCACCCTCGTCCTGAACAGCTCCTCGGCGGCCGAGGTCGGCTACATGCTCGTCCGGGGCTCCGGCGCCCGTCTCGGCGACGCCGAACTGGCGGCGGCGGACGGCGAGAACAGGACGCTCGACAAGGTCGTCGCGAACCTCGTGGCCGGCTCCGGCGCCGACCAGGCCGACCAGCTCGGCGGCTTCGCCGTGCGGTACGTCCTCGTGCGCGGCGGCGCGCCCCGCGAGGTCAGCCGCGTCCTGGACGCCACGCCCGGCCTGAGCCGGCTGAGCCAGCAGGACGGCAGCGCCCTGTGGCGCGTCGACCGGCAGGTCGCGCGCGCGGCCATCGTCCCCGGGTCCGGCGACCCGCAGCCCATCGCCGCCGGTCCCGTCGAACTGCACACCAAGATCCCCGCCGGTGCCGACGGCCGCGTCCTGCGCCTCGCCGACACCGCCGACGCGGGCTGGACGGCCACCCTCGACGGGAAGCCGCTCACCAGGACCACGGTCGACGGCTGGGCCCAGGGCTTCGAACTGCCCGCCACCGCGGGCCGGCTGGACGTCACGTTCGAGGCCCCGATCAGCCACACGGGGTGGCTGTGGGCCCAGGGCGCGCTCGCCCTCGTCCTCGTGGTGCTCGCCCTGCCCGGCCGCCGCCGTGACGTCGACGACGACCTCCCCGAGCAGCCCGTCGTCCCCGCCCAGGACGTCTCCGGCGAGGGCCGCAGGGCCCGCAGGCTGCGCGCCCAGGCGGAGGCCGAACAGACGGACCAGCCCGACCAGTTCACCCCCGACGCCCCGCCGTCCGTGCCTCCTCCTTCGGAGGAGGCTCCTGTTCCCGCCCAGGTCCCGCAGCAGCAGGCCTACGGCGACTGGGACACGACGACGTACGCGGGCGCCGAGTACGGCACCTACGGCGGCGAGCAGCAGTACCAGGGCGCCCCGCAGTACCCGGCGGGCACCTACGACCAGCAGCAGTACCCGGCGGACCCGTACCAGACGGGCCAGTACGACCCGTACGCGTCGTACGGCACGGGGAACGCGGCGTACGACCCGACGCAGACGTACGCCCAGGGCTACGACCCGGCGTACGACCCGGACTCGCACCAGCAGCCGCCCCACGGCACCGACAGTGAGCGCCCCGACGGGAGCCAGCAGTGA
- a CDS encoding DUF5719 family protein, which produces MNRTTVSLIAGVAALAAVTGFASMSEPDTSGTATAKAAALLPVERTSLLCPAPSTSDLAETAYTSFTPVAKGTGDGGTAELLAAGKESADGKTDDKKDDDKGSSKGDEKDGKEKPVLTPKEPGKPVTGEASGAESPALVGTAEGRFAPGWTVQQTTQIPAGTGRGLLGTNCTAPDTEFWFPGASTAKERTDYAHLTNPDAAAAVADIELYGKDGALKSTVGEGIQIPPHSSEAVLLSTLIDQPQTDLTVHVTVRSGRVAAAVQAVDDKLGGDWLASSTDPAGSLVLPGIPKDATSVRLVAFAPGDADADLKVRLASPNGTITPAGSETLHIKAGMTAAIDLGDVTRGEAGSLILTPTGRPTPVVAALRVVRGKGDKQETAFIPATGPVNTRATAADNRSKGSTLSLVAPDSAAKVKVTASAGSGGGTAAEKTYTIKGGTTQNVELPVPSGLKGTYALTVEPLSGGPVHAARMLEEASGGVPMFTVQTLPDDRGTVEVPDAEQDLSVLQK; this is translated from the coding sequence GTGAACCGCACCACCGTGTCCCTGATCGCGGGCGTGGCCGCGCTCGCCGCCGTCACCGGATTCGCCTCGATGTCCGAGCCGGACACCTCCGGCACGGCCACGGCGAAGGCGGCCGCCCTGCTGCCCGTGGAGCGCACCAGCCTGCTGTGCCCGGCTCCCAGCACCTCGGACCTCGCGGAGACCGCGTACACGTCCTTCACGCCCGTCGCCAAGGGCACCGGTGACGGCGGCACGGCCGAACTCCTGGCGGCGGGCAAGGAGTCGGCCGACGGCAAGACCGACGACAAGAAGGACGACGACAAGGGCAGCAGCAAGGGCGACGAGAAGGACGGCAAGGAGAAGCCCGTGCTGACGCCGAAGGAGCCGGGCAAGCCGGTCACCGGCGAGGCCTCCGGCGCCGAGTCGCCCGCGCTCGTCGGTACCGCCGAGGGCAGGTTCGCGCCCGGCTGGACCGTCCAGCAGACCACGCAGATCCCGGCGGGCACCGGCCGCGGCCTGCTCGGCACCAACTGCACGGCCCCGGACACGGAGTTCTGGTTCCCCGGCGCCAGCACCGCCAAGGAGCGCACGGACTACGCACACCTGACCAACCCGGACGCCGCCGCCGCGGTCGCCGACATCGAGCTGTACGGCAAGGACGGCGCCCTCAAGTCGACGGTGGGGGAGGGCATCCAGATCCCGCCGCACTCCAGCGAGGCGGTGCTGCTGTCCACGCTCATAGACCAGCCGCAGACCGACCTCACCGTGCATGTGACGGTCCGCAGTGGCCGGGTCGCCGCCGCCGTCCAGGCCGTCGACGACAAACTCGGCGGCGACTGGCTGGCCTCCTCCACCGACCCCGCGGGCAGCCTCGTCCTGCCGGGCATCCCGAAGGACGCGACGTCCGTGCGCCTGGTCGCCTTCGCGCCCGGTGACGCCGACGCCGACCTGAAGGTGCGGCTCGCCTCTCCGAACGGGACGATCACCCCCGCCGGAAGCGAGACGCTGCACATCAAGGCCGGCATGACCGCCGCCATCGACCTCGGTGACGTCACGCGCGGCGAGGCGGGATCACTGATCCTGACCCCGACCGGGCGGCCCACCCCGGTCGTCGCGGCCCTCCGGGTCGTACGCGGCAAGGGCGACAAGCAAGAGACGGCGTTCATCCCGGCGACCGGCCCGGTGAACACGCGCGCGACGGCCGCCGACAACCGCTCCAAGGGCTCCACGCTCTCCCTGGTGGCCCCCGACAGCGCCGCGAAGGTCAAGGTCACGGCGTCCGCGGGCAGCGGCGGCGGCACGGCCGCGGAGAAGACGTACACCATCAAGGGCGGCACCACGCAGAACGTCGAGCTGCCCGTCCCCAGCGGCCTCAAGGGCACGTACGCCCTCACGGTGGAGCCGCTGTCCGGCGGCCCCGTCCACGCGGCGCGCATGCTCGAAGAGGCGAGCGGCGGCGTACCGATGTTCACGGTGCAGACGCTGCCGGACGACCGGGGAACGGTGGAGGTACCGGACGCGGAACAGGACCTCTCGGTGCTGCAGAAGTAG
- a CDS encoding metallopeptidase family protein has protein sequence MDNPVPPRAAEPRPRRRDRHGRGMRGPVAPPQVPLSTSRAEVFADLVQDSVERLERRWPQLSDIEFLVLEVPRLDPARDEGWADETVPLGGTIAAREGRPARVVVYRRPVEIRTKGRDERAALVHEVVVEQVAELLGLTPETVDPRYGED, from the coding sequence ATGGACAACCCCGTACCGCCCCGTGCCGCCGAGCCCAGGCCCCGTCGTCGTGATCGACACGGGCGGGGGATGCGCGGCCCCGTGGCGCCGCCGCAGGTGCCGCTCTCGACGAGCCGGGCCGAGGTGTTCGCGGACCTGGTGCAGGACTCCGTGGAGCGGCTGGAGCGGCGGTGGCCGCAGCTCTCCGACATCGAGTTCCTGGTGCTGGAGGTGCCCCGGCTCGACCCGGCGCGCGACGAGGGCTGGGCCGACGAGACGGTGCCCCTGGGGGGCACGATCGCGGCGCGTGAGGGCCGGCCCGCCCGTGTCGTCGTCTACCGGCGCCCGGTCGAGATCCGCACCAAGGGGCGCGACGAGCGGGCCGCGCTCGTGCACGAGGTCGTGGTGGAACAGGTCGCCGAGCTCCTGGGCCTGACTCCGGAGACGGTGGATCCCCGCTACGGGGAGGACTGA
- a CDS encoding DUF3499 domain-containing protein — protein sequence MSPVRRCSRTACGRPAVATLTYVYADSTAVLGPLATYAEPHCYDLCAEHSERLTAPRGWEVVRLADASAPSRPSGDDLEALANAVREAARPQERAAQAGGGNARGADPMEVARRGHLRVLRSPDS from the coding sequence GTGAGCCCTGTACGTCGCTGTTCGCGCACCGCCTGCGGCCGTCCCGCTGTCGCGACGCTGACGTACGTCTACGCCGACTCGACCGCGGTCCTCGGCCCGCTCGCCACCTACGCCGAACCCCACTGTTACGACCTGTGCGCCGAGCACTCCGAGCGCCTCACCGCCCCGCGTGGCTGGGAGGTCGTCCGGCTCGCCGACGCCTCCGCTCCCTCCCGCCCCAGCGGTGACGACCTGGAGGCGCTGGCCAACGCGGTGCGCGAGGCGGCCCGTCCGCAGGAGCGCGCCGCACAGGCGGGTGGCGGCAACGCCCGCGGCGCGGACCCGATGGAGGTCGCACGCCGCGGCCACCTGCGGGTCCTGCGCTCGCCGGATTCCTGA
- a CDS encoding phosphomannomutase/phosphoglucomutase, whose product MTADLSQLVKAYDVRGVVPDQWDETLAELFGAAFAQVTGADAIVTGHDMRPSSPGLSRAFARGAAARGVDVTEIGLCSTDQLYYASGAFGLAGAMFTASHNPAQYNGIKMCRAGAAPVGQDTGLAEIRELVESWMDSGAPTSDATPGTITQRDTLEDYAAHLRGLVDLTAIRPLKVVVDAGNGMGGHTVPTVFAGLPLTLVPMYFELDGTFPNHEANPLDPANIVDLQKRVREEAADLGIAFDGDADRCFVVDERGEPVSPSAITALVAARELARHGGKGTVIHNLITSWSVPEVVRENGGTPVRTRVGHSFIKAEMATSGAIFGGEHSAHYYFKDFWNADTGMLAALHVLAALGGQEGTLSALVAQYDRYAGSGEINSTVDDQAGRLAAIKTAYEGREGITLDELDGLTVTATDWWFNVRPSNTEPLLRLNAEARDETTVAKVRDEVLAIIRG is encoded by the coding sequence GTGACCGCTGATCTGTCACAGCTCGTTAAGGCGTACGACGTACGCGGGGTGGTCCCGGACCAGTGGGACGAGACGCTGGCCGAGCTGTTCGGCGCGGCCTTCGCACAGGTGACGGGCGCGGACGCGATCGTGACCGGGCACGACATGCGCCCCTCGTCACCGGGCCTGTCGCGGGCCTTCGCGCGCGGGGCGGCGGCGCGCGGCGTCGACGTGACCGAGATCGGGCTGTGCTCGACGGACCAGCTGTACTACGCGTCGGGGGCGTTCGGCCTCGCGGGCGCGATGTTCACGGCCTCGCACAACCCGGCGCAGTACAACGGCATCAAGATGTGCCGCGCGGGCGCCGCCCCGGTCGGCCAGGACACCGGCCTCGCGGAGATCCGCGAACTGGTCGAGTCCTGGATGGACTCCGGAGCCCCGACCTCGGACGCGACACCGGGCACGATCACGCAGCGGGACACGCTGGAGGACTACGCGGCGCACCTGCGCGGCCTCGTGGACCTGACCGCCATCCGCCCCCTGAAGGTCGTGGTCGACGCGGGCAACGGCATGGGCGGGCACACCGTCCCGACCGTCTTCGCCGGCCTGCCCCTGACGCTCGTCCCCATGTACTTCGAGCTGGACGGCACCTTCCCGAATCACGAGGCGAACCCACTGGACCCGGCGAACATCGTCGACCTCCAGAAGCGCGTCCGCGAGGAGGCCGCCGACCTCGGCATCGCCTTCGACGGCGACGCCGACCGCTGCTTCGTCGTGGACGAGCGCGGCGAGCCGGTCTCCCCGTCCGCGATCACGGCCCTGGTCGCCGCCCGCGAACTGGCCAGGCACGGCGGCAAGGGCACCGTCATCCACAACCTGATCACGTCCTGGTCGGTCCCGGAGGTCGTCCGGGAGAACGGCGGCACGCCGGTACGCACGCGCGTGGGCCACTCCTTCATCAAGGCCGAGATGGCCACGTCCGGCGCGATCTTCGGCGGCGAGCACTCCGCGCACTACTACTTCAAGGACTTCTGGAACGCGGACACGGGCATGCTCGCCGCCCTCCACGTCCTCGCCGCCCTCGGGGGCCAGGAGGGCACGCTCTCCGCCCTCGTCGCCCAGTACGACCGCTACGCCGGCTCCGGCGAGATCAACTCCACGGTCGACGACCAGGCGGGCCGCCTGGCCGCGATCAAGACGGCGTACGAGGGCCGCGAGGGCATCACCCTCGACGAACTCGACGGCCTCACCGTCACCGCCACCGACTGGTGGTTCAACGTCCGCCCGTCCAACACGGAGCCGCTCCTCCGCCTGAACGCGGAAGCACGGGACGAGACGACGGTGGCGAAGGTACGGGACGAGGTACTGGCGATCATCAGGGGCTGA
- a CDS encoding Trm112 family protein, with protein sequence MPLEAGLLEILACPACHAPLKEQDTELTCTGQDCGLAYPVRDDIPVLLVDEARRPA encoded by the coding sequence ATGCCGCTCGAAGCCGGCCTCCTGGAGATCCTCGCCTGCCCGGCCTGCCACGCCCCCCTCAAGGAGCAGGACACCGAACTGACCTGCACCGGCCAGGACTGCGGCCTCGCCTACCCCGTCCGGGACGACATCCCGGTCCTCCTCGTGGACGAGGCCCGCCGCCCGGCATAA
- a CDS encoding SIS domain-containing protein, whose amino-acid sequence MLDESLLDAPEALSAADRRGLLRGAAEAGARVRTAARHAAEAGIPELKPDGRPRAVLIAGPGAAAISAADLLGTLAGAGCPVIRLAPTGVAPAAGALRWELPGWAGPVDLLLIATPDGSEPGLSLLVEQAYRRGCTVAAVAPARSPLTESVDGAHGLFVQMATAPYEPGAPSAASAPGVLWALLTPLLALLDRTGLVTAPPEALQKVADRLDQIAERCGPAVATYNNPAKTLAAELAEALPVIWTEGTSAGPAGRRFVGALAELAGRPALAAELPEALDAHSVLLSGALAAGADPDDFFRDRVEEAQVMHARVVLLRDRPTSGLSAAPAARELALSHDTPISELEPEDGGDLETLAELIAITDFAAVYLALASGA is encoded by the coding sequence ATGCTCGACGAATCGCTGCTCGACGCCCCCGAGGCCCTGTCGGCGGCCGACCGCCGCGGCCTGCTCCGCGGCGCGGCCGAAGCGGGCGCCCGAGTCCGCACGGCGGCCCGGCACGCAGCCGAGGCGGGCATCCCCGAGCTCAAACCGGACGGCCGCCCGCGAGCCGTCCTGATCGCGGGCCCCGGCGCCGCCGCGATCAGCGCCGCGGACCTGCTCGGCACCCTGGCCGGGGCGGGCTGCCCCGTCATCCGACTGGCCCCCACCGGCGTGGCCCCGGCCGCGGGCGCACTCCGCTGGGAGCTGCCCGGCTGGGCGGGCCCCGTCGACCTGCTCCTGATCGCCACCCCGGACGGCAGCGAGCCCGGCCTCTCGCTCCTGGTCGAGCAGGCCTACCGCCGCGGCTGCACGGTCGCCGCCGTGGCCCCGGCCCGCTCCCCGCTGACGGAGTCGGTGGACGGCGCCCACGGCCTCTTCGTACAGATGGCGACCGCCCCGTACGAGCCGGGGGCGCCCTCCGCCGCGTCAGCCCCCGGCGTGCTGTGGGCGCTGCTCACGCCGCTGCTCGCGCTCCTCGACCGCACCGGTCTGGTCACCGCGCCGCCCGAGGCCCTCCAGAAGGTCGCCGACCGGCTCGACCAGATCGCGGAGCGCTGCGGCCCGGCCGTCGCGACGTACAACAACCCCGCCAAGACCCTCGCGGCCGAGCTGGCCGAGGCGCTGCCGGTGATCTGGACCGAGGGCACGTCCGCGGGCCCGGCCGGCCGCCGTTTCGTCGGTGCGCTGGCCGAGCTGGCGGGCCGCCCCGCGCTCGCCGCCGAACTGCCCGAGGCGCTCGACGCGCACAGCGTCCTGCTCTCGGGCGCGCTGGCCGCCGGCGCGGACCCGGACGACTTCTTCCGTGACCGCGTCGAGGAGGCACAGGTCATGCACGCGCGCGTGGTCCTCCTCCGCGACCGCCCGACCAGCGGCCTCAGCGCCGCCCCCGCCGCCCGTGAACTGGCCCTCAGCCACGACACACCGATCAGCGAACTCGAACCGGAGGACGGCGGCGACCTGGAGACCCTCGCCGAGCTGATCGCCATCACGGATTTCGCCGCCGTTTACCTGGCGCTCGCCTCCGGGGCCTGA
- the manA gene encoding mannose-6-phosphate isomerase, class I has translation MDRLDNTIRPYAWGSTTAIPRLLGVEPTGEPQAEMWMGAHPGAPSRTPRGPLTEVIDEAPEQELGRAAVAKFGPRLPFLLKLLAAGAPLSLQVHPDLAQAKEGYEDEERRGVPIDAPYRNYKDANHKPELICALTEFDGLCGFRAPTEAADLLAALEVDSLKPYVDLLHAHPEEAALREVLTAVLSADREQMAATVTEAAAACVRLGGAHAPYADLAHHYPGDPGVIAAILLNHVRLQPGEALFLGAGVPHAYLNGLGVEIMANSDNVLRCGLTPKHVDVPELLRIVRFEASDPGVLRPEASPDGEEVYETPIDEFRLSRYVLVAGAPAHDLTLGTPQILLCTAGSVQVGDHPLAPGGSVFVPAGEKAELSGEGMVFRATVVA, from the coding sequence ATGGACCGCCTCGACAACACGATCCGCCCCTACGCCTGGGGTTCCACCACGGCCATCCCGCGCCTCCTCGGCGTCGAGCCGACCGGCGAGCCGCAGGCCGAGATGTGGATGGGCGCCCACCCGGGCGCGCCGTCGCGCACGCCTCGCGGCCCGCTCACCGAGGTGATCGACGAGGCGCCCGAGCAGGAACTCGGCCGGGCGGCCGTCGCCAAGTTCGGCCCACGCCTCCCGTTCCTCCTCAAGCTCCTCGCCGCGGGCGCCCCCCTCTCCCTCCAGGTGCACCCCGACCTCGCCCAGGCCAAGGAGGGGTACGAGGACGAGGAGCGCCGAGGCGTCCCGATCGACGCCCCGTACCGCAACTACAAGGACGCCAACCACAAGCCCGAACTGATCTGCGCGCTCACGGAGTTCGACGGCCTGTGCGGATTCCGGGCCCCGACGGAGGCCGCCGACCTGCTCGCGGCCCTTGAGGTCGACTCCCTCAAGCCGTACGTCGACCTGCTGCACGCGCACCCCGAAGAGGCCGCGCTGCGCGAGGTGTTGACGGCCGTGCTGTCCGCGGACCGCGAACAGATGGCCGCCACGGTCACCGAGGCCGCCGCGGCCTGCGTCCGGCTCGGCGGTGCCCACGCCCCGTACGCCGATCTCGCCCACCACTACCCGGGCGACCCGGGCGTCATCGCCGCCATCCTGCTCAACCACGTCCGACTGCAGCCCGGCGAGGCCCTGTTCCTCGGCGCCGGCGTGCCGCACGCGTATCTGAACGGCCTCGGCGTCGAGATCATGGCCAACTCCGACAACGTCCTGCGCTGCGGCCTCACCCCCAAGCACGTCGACGTCCCCGAACTCCTGCGGATCGTCCGCTTCGAGGCGAGCGACCCGGGCGTACTGCGCCCCGAGGCGTCCCCCGACGGCGAGGAGGTCTACGAGACCCCCATCGACGAGTTCCGCCTCTCCCGTTACGTCCTCGTGGCAGGTGCCCCGGCCCACGACCTCACCCTCGGCACCCCGCAGATCCTGCTGTGCACCGCGGGTTCCGTACAGGTGGGCGACCACCCGCTCGCCCCCGGCGGGTCCGTCTTCGTACCGGCGGGCGAAAAGGCGGAACTGTCCGGGGAAGGAATGGTTTTCCGGGCCACTGTCGTCGCCTGA